In Mya arenaria isolate MELC-2E11 chromosome 1, ASM2691426v1, the genomic stretch ttttattgtatgtattctagatcattaaataaatataagtaaatatgcattcaaatttctgtatttagtcttaaataataaatgttgatattgttaagaccaaaatccgctgtactttagaccaatattccctggaattcagactaaaatccattgcaaagcctctcaaaagtatggcatgcatgtatttgtgtctgtcttttaccttaaaggttgtacccaccaggaatactttttgtatcctctcaaaattcagactaggaaactgacttgaggttgaatatataagattatgtttttcatcatcttcagacaaatagaaaatagctatcagctaaaatcttattcaacaataaatgttttagaatgctaaatattagcagtacacagggtataaatcttgtgaacacatagcaataacgtgctaaataatgcacgtgaatctaggtaacttgtagtagtagaagtcaagtatcatcttggtttattacagcagaaccagtgattacgaacttcgtaatcacagccccagaaacagaagcgtttttattaaatctcccaggttgcggaaacatggcacatcgcaggtgcggatccaggaattgatgttagaggggtagtaacttaggggcgcaacttttgacatgtgctcctccctcagaaccgaaagtatatggcataaactgttttacgggaatttggggttactccctcatgtatgtagtcggaaatggtgcattatgagcttattttattacctttgtttctccgatattgatgaaaacagtaaacttcgaTTATTTTAGAGGTGGCGCACGCCGGGCGCTTAAACCGCTAGCGCTTCGACCAAATTCCCTGAGCTACACAGTCGGTccaaggccaattccccgctattttggcgcgaacacaaaaccaccgactgtccccccggacctggggtggggggggatGCTTACCATTGgctggtgcattactttagcgacagcgataggttttcatattactttttccctgtttgaatgtaatatcttaattgtctgttaatatgttcactgataaaacttttgcggcctggcacattgcatctcattagtcatggcagtattcttcaagttcaggcttctttttttcaaaattcaaaatgtttattttttaaaccattcattgatttatcaacaccatattcacacattctcatttacaagaggtttgatagtgataaatcaaatgtgtaacgcatggcaccatcactctggtgaactagaataatttcatatagcacaatgtacatgaaataatgacagtatggcgagtcgttccttcactatttttacccataaataccataaattaagccttttcatacaatagatctccatcacctctccgactcctttataatttgtgtaaatatatgaacataatcatgtggtctttaacaaagatagaagtgtaaaaaagtttatatcttcgacttcaaagaacttcattaatgctaattcttgaccaaattttagttgcctttaaccttgaaaataatcggttaaatggcaagatgtttgtaatcaagcttaacgacagcgtttttgtgacattgatgaaagatggattttttttgtttgtcttttttttcaatcggataaaaaattgtactagtatctgatacagggttaatgaagcaatacgatggttagacgtcatgctaaccattgtatagtatagcagcgatgaggaatatggataagtcgacagttgacaggtaaggacattgtaagaagtgtcattttgctaatttttgctttaaatatggcaatatttttctttattcccatttcctacatgttcccattacaaaatcttacctgtccttccaattggaaatttcccattttaaaactgaactttattctccaattggaatgttcccattaaccaaatattccaattggaattttccaatgttcatactttcccactttgaatgtgggaatcctccaattggaaagattcactcatgggaaggattcgcaaacaaatgccttaaatgaatctatcggttcttcatttttaatgaatatattatttttcatgtagtgagtgtaaaatattcttaattaaacagtcaatttcaattttaaaaattatgttccaaattctcccacaattttaatagagccagttttccaattggaaaagcttgaaaaagccattttccaatgggaaggccattttccaatgggactcccattggaaaagttgactttaaatgccaaaaaaacatatttctaaattaaatttcaggaaacaaaaaatatctcttattagtattacctaacacattttaaaaatacaaaaataaaaaacattgggtgaaaaataaaaaaaataagtttgcaaaaattccggatttgcaaacttagtCCGGATGCTGTTTTAAGTGGACTAACTTTTtgacccccctcccccccccccccccccccgcatcTCCACCCCCAGGCAACTATTAAATTTATAAGCTTCAATGTTGATttagaatttctgaacactattAGAGACATGataatcttgtaaatataagtcaaagcaagttatagaaaaataataaaaactttgacagatgaaaacactgtcataaaatcagtctgtttttagcttgtttgttttacttaaaacaccGTAAAATTCATATACCATGAGTCTAATGGTTGGATAGTATTTCAGTCTATATTCCAGCGTTTTCATCACAACAAAACTCTTGAAATGCATCGaaataagaacattttgtttttcaaagcattttgacagttggCGCGAGGTTGCGTCCCCTgaaaatttagtcaaaacggcGTCGTAACGATTTGTTAATTTACTCACCGGGTTGCAGATACCACAGAGTCGTCTTCTGTCTTGAAATTTGGCAGTtcgttttgttaaaatacgccataatatatgaaaaatcgccaatatagaatatttctgttgttgtggCGGCCATCTTTTAGTCTACGAAGTTCGTACGCCACTCAAGAGCTTTCGTAGAAATTTTCGTAGATCTACGAAGCAACAGGTGCTTGTTCGTTCGAAAATCTTAATAAAACGGCTAAACAGCCTGAGATACATCGTACGAAGTTCGTACGCAAAACAGACTTCgtacgaagtttaataaaactggccCTTATTCTAGTTAAGCTTGGAGTCCGGATTTATTTTTAGCAAGTAATTTGGTTGGTgccaaaaaaaggaaaaagtccaatgtcattaaatgtaaCGGTCAGCTCGCGCAGGAAAAAATCAAGGTATATAAATCATGCATtcttaagtaatgtattttaaacatatccttTATGCTTTAGAATTatagttttattgcataattattaatgttcttGTAAGCTTTTGAATATTACTGgtgttttaagcattgaaaaaccGCACTCTTTCTTCGACCGAGACAGGCGGTAAATCGGTTTGTAACTTTTCAGCCGATTGCCCCTACTATGAACGCTGCCCTGAGCGGGCACCGTCCAAAAATGGACAATATTTGGTATACGCAGACTCTCAAATTCTTTTCGCTGTCTTTGTTGTGCatttgcattcggaactcctctatcgaaaacaacctcggatgtatatggacgggttacaatgtcagaaatatttacactttaactacgctgcaagtagatcgcgtagtaatttcaatttagcagttaaacttagtGACTTCACAAATGGGAATCTTAAtcatttttgcaataaaaccATTCACTGGCAATCACTTTaaacttcaaatatttaaaatattcaaatacacgttaaaactcttcatttaattaataattattatttaaaaaaatacgaactacttccgtgccggcatacatccgaggttgttttcgatagagaatggccgaggagttccgaatggtgaATTTGGAGACGTAATTCGACCCCTGCAAGTGTATCAACCTTGAAAAATTTACATTTCTCCACACTGTGTCAATGTTCCCCCTGCAAACGCTCCTGTTACATGTGTTAATGGAAATCAACTGACAAACATCAGTTGAAACCATTACAGATGGAGACAGATGGGGCATTTTACTGGATAGAAATTACATGATTTAAGTAatatcattctcattcatcaaaggtttgataatgataaatctttgTTACGCATAGCAttatcactctggtgaacgagaatgagAAATATTTGCCTGTATTCAAAATTCCCCTTTTCTCCGGCCATAACCCGGGCCCATCCCCCTTAAGCCAAGAGGCAGTCCTTAAACGATAGGATTGATTGATTCACAAGTCAAGAGAGGAATACACCCCCGCCAATGCATATGTGACAATAATTACACGTCTAAAAATGTGGACGTCTCATAAAAAACCTACACGTGTGCTTTTCTTACAGTTGCCGACTGTCCAGACCTCGGCCCGCTTGAACATGGAAACTACAAAAATGTTTCTAATTATCGTCACGGAACTACCGTTACGTTTATGTGTGATGAGGGATACCGGCTGGTCGGCATGAACACGTCAACGTGCGGGGACTTCAAGACATGGTCCTCTCCTGTGCCCGTTTGTGAAGGTACGTGGTTTTCACATACTTGGTTGATCGCTAACATATAAGAGCGTTTATCCAACCTCTAGCAGACGTTGTTGGCATGACTACAAACCACCCCACCACCCTGatataaatagttataaataataaaccaatGTAGATTATAAATTTACGAGTCACATGATGATCATGGACAAGCGAATACACATGGAAATggattcaaaacatttttgctgaTCAAATAAGGTTATGATCAAGGGCGGTCTTGATCCGACTAGGCGTCATTTAGAAAACAACCTACATATTCAGGCAATGAAACAGCAGTTATAatataacctacattttcagccaataaaattgcagataggcagtCATTAAGTTGTAGactttatcattaagaatttcaacctTGGCGgctgtttaaaggtccgcctacaaCCAcccatccgatacacactccctgcgtcagaatttgcgttgacaatgtatcagccaataaagttgtattctaagttagttagatgacatgaagtgaattcttaatgattaagtaataagtaatatacttaaaaaatataaagaaagaaGGCCGCAATGATGTTAAGATTTAAGCAACATAGCTATCTGAACAGGGTGTAGATCTGTTGTGTCCACCCAACCATACACTTAAACTGAgtccttaaataaaaaagaccATAATTTAACTTGTTATCTACTTGCAAACTAAGTTTTAAGGGAGTAGgtttttacataataaaacctggttattagactGGCGAAAGTTGTTGTTTGGATGTGCGCGTGGGCGGCGGAAAATCACCTATGAAACTTTAGTCAAAGTTGACATATTGTATACGATAAGAGTTTTtagagaccttttatgggattgcgtttggggccacaaggatcaaggtcaaggtcatggtcacttaaaatataaaaatggttaaaactgaatatcttGATTTTTAGATGACTTATTTTGACCAAAGTTggtatatagaaagagtttTAAGAGACAATTATTTGAGTTTTGGGCCCCTATGGTCAATGTCACTGCTACTTAATGTAGAATAACGGCTGAAACTAAATGTCTTTAGATTGAGATGGCATTTTGTAACCAAATATGGTATATAGTTTATGGACACCGTTCATGTGGTTGCGTTTTGGTCCGTTATTGTATATCTGTAGTTTGGGTTCACATATTGTGGCCACACTTGGCACATAAGAAGAGTTAATGTAAACCTTACATGTGATTACGTTTGTGTCACCTTtcgccaaagtcaaggtcactttttttctaaaaaaaaacggttgaaacttattttctttagtttgggttgacatattgcgaccaaatTTGGGACAAATTGAGAGTTTATGGAGTTCTTTCATATATGTTTCTATAGTAATCACCTGACTTGCACATGCTAAATAAACACACTATAAATTCAGAAACCATTTTGCCCTATTTTTAAACGgataaactcagctgagacagcgacaaaatattcttttatctTGTGTTATCTAGCtcgtattgataattttagactTGTTTTGAGGATATACTTTATTTGCCACTTTGGGGGACATCTGGTGTCGTGTCCCTTTAAGAAATTTCTTACATGCATGTCTTTTGACTCAAGAATTTCCAATTCTCGTGGGaaaattttaatatgttattgcCTATATTAAATGAAACGACATGTTATCTTTACTGCTTTTCAAAACGTTCTTTCCTTTTTCAGATGACGAAAGTTCGGACACAAACTAAACTCTACAAAATGTTGCAATAATAATAGCCGTTGTCGAGTTTATTGTAATAGCCGGCCTGATAGGGTTTTGTTGTTACAAAAGGTACACTAACTCTTGCAAGTACACGCCCGTCAATACAGGGAACGACAGCTATTACACTCACAGCAACAACAACCACGTTAATATCGCGGAAAGGGTACTTGATGTAAAAGACCCTGACAGAtctaatcaaagcgctgaaagcgctgcaagactgtcggtgacgtaactgaagcaagcaaacactaccgcaaagttctttcaaatgaaacgtgatcaaatgatttcatacaaatgatgaacactctttaaggtagatgaagaaggataaatgtgattataataagcacaaatatattggccctacttaatcatgtatccaatggcctacaagattcttaattcaaatttcctaaTTCTGAACtactttaaattagttaaatgcatattcattatgttaaaattgcttcaatttatgaagtcgcttataacagtttcagtaagcaattacattccttcatttcattagggtctgttgaagccaatgtctttaaaatgcaaatacaatacaaactatacccaagattcaagggacataataaaaatataactttaaaatgatgctctttcaagcctaaaaatgcctcccagaacttctatcaacagagtccacatatctacaaaaattgtgctcgagttactttctttgatataaaggggaaacaaatctgcatggtgctgtggcatcataccatgaaaaaaactaatatctttaaaatttgttttctagtgtgtttttattataaaagtgttaataaatctgcatggtgctgaagaaaaaaaactaatgtcttaaatttcaaacctgcagcattaattagcgccatgttgtcaagaatatctggacaattgaatgaaatatgcatggaccgaaatgacagctggtttttcattgacaaaagatgcctttgaggcagttttaagattatgctattcaaagtatgagggtagttggtacagttttcactcatattcagatgatggctgatatttgctgataaaaatgtatcctcttagcagcagggaataagtaaatgacttagttttaatgaccaatattggagatgtgaccttgacctccaaatccaaaggggtcttctgctggtcaccccaaacctaaatttcaagtttgaaggccatgggtgcagactttgtcgagttgtcacacaggcaagctttttgcgttcaatggtctgtgacaaatcaatagggctcacctactggtcaggcccaaccccaaagtcaagttgttcaagggccatgggtgcaggcaggggcggatccaggattttggGTTAGGGGGGCGTAACTTTTAATCACTCTAAAGGTTGCACTAGCAGATCCAGGGGCATACCTATAGTTCTAATatgcaattaaatattttacaagtagAAAACTAATCCTTAAActgttcaaaaacgttttatttttaaatatacttaatTATAAACATAGCATATAACAAGAACCTTCTTAACATGGAAAAAATGACGgtgaaaaatcaaaaaaaaaatttggcgAAGCCAGGGATTGAACCACGGGCATTGAGATCTGCAATTCAACGCCTTCACCGCTGGACCACCAAATCCGCACAACAGTTTAGAGTTGTCATTACATACTTAAACCAACAGTGTGGCCATACCACGTGACTCGTGACGCCATTTTACGCTAATAATTGGAGAAAGAAGGTGTTAacaaaacacagaaaaatagccgtaagtattttattattcaacCGATTTTGTCGAAATATAGTGCATTCGAAGGGGAATTTTGATACCTTTCCACGGCGATCAATGTCGTTATCGTACGTTCAGTATTTATATCTCTGATTCGAGGCAAATATCCACGGCGCTTGAAGAAATCCGTGATATTTAAACGACAAACATATGCTCCAATTGCATCATATCTACATGCATGGTGGAACAGTGAACAAGTCATATTTGCCTAGATCaaccaatttaaaattgtttaccttctttctttttctttgttgCTAAAGAAACTGTGCAAACTCTTCTGTTTCTTGGGGCGTTTGGGACTTGACGGCGCAGCCATATTTGTTGTCGTATAAATGTACCCAAAGGAAATTAATTGactgatgtgtttgtttgtatgggTTTTACGGTGCATCAACATGATCATGTTATATAGTGCCGAATTATTACAGTAAGGGAAGGCGGGAACGTTTAAATTGCGTGCACTCTGTGTTGTGTACGAGTACATCTCAAAAGGCAATGTTGTATAAAGATACGCGAGCGAAGAAAAAATTggaaaatatagtatattttattgtttccataccAAAGAACATGTAAGCTCCGGgaattttaggggggggggggcgtgcgccgggtgcgcccccccccccccccctggatccgctagtggcaggctttgtccagtcattataagtacaaccttttagcattcaaggtcactgtgaccttgacttttgacccaatgacccattaaatcaataggatcttctaatagtcagacttagcctccatgttgagtttgagggccattggtgcaggcattgtcaacttatcagtcagatgtatggtttgacaccttcctgttcaaggtcactgtgacctttgaccatattacccctaaaatcaaaaggggtcatctactggttaaaccaaactttcatgtcaagtttgacaataggtctaggaattgtagagttatcacccggaaaagctttggtctactgtcagacagacggacgtagcggccaacatgtgcaaagcaatatactcctcttctttgaaaggggcataataaattgaaattgattaaatatttttgtttattatgttaattaacttacactacatacaacaagtaccattttgatatttttgaatgctcatttgggcatgtacatgggttttgatctgactatgaacatgaaactacatagtgatgttccctcctatcaattctaaatttaaataaccatgagaaaaaataatgttttcactgcaccataaataaatatgtcaaacaaaataaatatcaagttattcaagattaatttaacactgttcttttgatgatttccgtgcattcctgactgcaggtttttcccattttcccacacagttatttcatattggccttacaaggtcagatcttgagttgggtcttcattgctggacactatctctttatctccacagaaaacacactggtgcaagtttcattgcaacaactgcaaaaaagttatattatattctaactgaactctgcatcaatattcaattattttttattggatttaggaaatgtctttgttttaaagggttcatataaattaatgc encodes the following:
- the LOC128233970 gene encoding complement factor B-like protease, coding for METSLPAECRSLCVGYLTNKGVESIIQRNKVADCPDLGPLEHGNYKNVSNYRHGTTVTFMCDEGYRLVGMNTSTCGDFKTWSSPVPVCEDDESSDTN